One Oryza brachyantha chromosome 3, ObraRS2, whole genome shotgun sequence DNA segment encodes these proteins:
- the LOC102722473 gene encoding eukaryotic translation initiation factor 2 subunit beta produces MADEEQVERKEEASELTPFDPTKKKKKKKVVIQDPSDEVDKLAEKTESLSVAETGEPSFAGMKKKKKKHVEHDTSLTEAGDGEDAIDDQIGEDEEGEGIVLGGATRYPWEGTDRDYKYEELLGRVFNILRENNPDLAGDRRRTVMRPPQVLREGTKKTVFVNFMDLCKTMHRQPEHVMMFLLAEMGTSGSLDGQQRLVIKGRFAPKNFEAILRRYINEYVICNGCKSPDTILSKENRLFFLRCEQCGSSRSVAPIKAGFVAQVGRRKAGT; encoded by the exons CTTACTCCTTTTGATCCgaccaagaaaaagaagaagaagaaggttgtGATCCAAGATCCATCTGATGAGGTGGATAAGTTGGCAGAGAAGACCGAGAGCTTGTCAG TTGCCGAGACTGGGGAGCCTAGTTTTGCTGGcatgaaaaagaagaagaagaagcat GTGGAGCATGATACGTCTCTTACTGAAGCTGGAGATGGTGAAGATGCTATAG atGATCAAATTGGAGAGgatgaagaaggagaagggaTTGTGCTTGGTGGTGCAACTCGATACCCTTGGGAAGGAACTGACAGAGATTATAAATATGAAGAG CTGCTTGGCAGAGTGTTCAATATCCTGCGTGAGAATAATCCTGATCTTGCTGGTGATAGACGCAGAACTGTTATGAGGCCCCCTCAAGTGCTTAGGGAAGGCACAAAGAAGACAGTTTTTGTCAACTTCATGGACTTGTGCAAAAC CATGCATAGGCAACCTGAACATGTGATGATGTTTTTACTTGCTGAGATGGGAACAAGTGGATCCCTTGATGGCCAACAAAGATTGGTTATAAAAGGAAGATTTGCTCCGAAAAACTTTGAGGCCATACTTAGGAGATATATCA ATGAGTATGTCATATGCAATGGGTGCAAAAGTCCTGATACCATCCTTTCGAAGGAGAATAGGCTGTTCTTCCTCCGATGTGAACAG TGTGGTTCATCAAGGTCAGTTGCTCCTATCAAGGCTGGATTTGTTGCCCAAGTTGGTCGTCGGAAGGCTGGAACCTAA
- the LOC121053861 gene encoding photosystem II repair protein PSB27-H1, chloroplastic: MRPASSAPVPAVLTAAAAVVVKPTQPHRAVHAAASSGGGGVVGRREVVAGGGVAAAAAALVVALWGPCGAAWAASDEEYVSETKDVIGKVRSTINMDRADPGVADAVAELRELSNSWVAKYRREKSLLGRPSFREMYSALNAVSGHYISFGPTAPIPNKRRVRILEEMDTAEKALLRGR, translated from the coding sequence ATGAGGCCAGCGTCATCGGCCCCCGTGCCGGCCGTCctgacggccgccgccgccgtcgtcgtaaAGCCAACGCAGCCTCACCGCGCggtccacgccgccgcgagcagcggcggcggcggcgtagtgGGTAGGCGCGAGGTGGTGGCGGGGGgaggcgtggcggcggcggcggcggcgctggtggtGGCGCTGTGGGGCCCGTGCGGGGCGGCGTGGGCGGCGTCGGACGAGGAGTATGTGAGCGAGACGAAGGACGTGATCGGGAAGGTGCGGTCGACGATCAATATGGACAGGGCGGACCCCGGGGTGGCGGACGCGGTGGCGGAGCTCCGGGAGCTGTCCAACTCGTGGGTGGCCAAGTACCGGCGGGAGAAGTCGCTGCTGGGGCGGCCGTCCTTCAGGGAGATGTACTCGGCGCTCAACGCCGTGTCGGGCCATTACATCAGCTTCGGCCCCACGGCGCCCATCCCCAACAAGCGCCGCGTCCGCATCCTCGAGGAGATGGACACCGCCGAGAAGGCCCTCCTCCGCGGCCGgtga